The following coding sequences are from one Ruminococcus flavefaciens AE3010 window:
- a CDS encoding YaiI/YqxD family protein: MRIFIDADGCPVVDAAVRAAVRHGIECTIICDTAHSIHREGAETIIVDKGADSADFRLVNLVSEGDIAITQDYGLAAMCLSKRAVVLNQDGRRYTEENISGLLEFRAVSAKIRRSGGRTKGLSKRTAQQDAEFERALTELLERTE, encoded by the coding sequence ATGAGGATATTTATAGACGCCGACGGCTGTCCCGTCGTTGATGCCGCAGTTCGTGCGGCAGTCAGGCACGGCATAGAATGTACCATAATATGCGATACAGCTCATTCCATACACCGCGAGGGCGCAGAGACCATTATAGTGGACAAGGGCGCTGACAGCGCTGATTTCCGCCTTGTTAACCTTGTGAGTGAGGGCGATATCGCCATAACTCAGGACTACGGACTTGCGGCTATGTGCCTCAGCAAGCGGGCAGTCGTACTGAATCAGGACGGCAGGCGCTATACCGAAGAGAACATCTCGGGACTCCTTGAATTCCGCGCAGTCTCCGCAAAAATACGCCGAAGCGGCGGACGCACAAAGGGACTTTCCAAGCGTACTGCCCAGCAGGATGCGGAGTTTGAGAGGGCGCTGACGGAATTGCTGGAGCGAACAGAATAA
- a CDS encoding glycoside hydrolase family 11 protein gives MKTSKIKKVIDCAVSALMIASSIPTAAIAADQQTRGNIGGYDYEMWNQNGQGQASMNPSAGSFTCSWSNIENFLARMGKNYDSQKVNYKTLGEITLTYDVEYTPRGNSYMCVYGWTRNPLMEYYIVEGWGDWRPPGDGAERKGTVTLNGNTYDIAKTMRYNQPSLDGTATFPQYWSIRQTSGSRNNTQNNMTGTISVSQHFDAWSKAGLDMSGTLYEVSLNIEGYRSNGSANVKKVTVTTGGDPVPDTGNTGNTNTNVGDNGEQQGGFDMSQFGGQQGGFDWSQFGGQQGGFDMSQFGGQQGGFDWSQFGGQQGGFDMSQFGGQQGGFDMSQFGGQQGGFDWSQFQGGGDNGNNNNNNNNNTNNNENTQQQTNNGGAAQTNKVIKIMPAGDSITNGDGEQGGYRKYLYDALTKKGYKIDMVGPNGKDNASANGISYDDNHAGFSGYQIKEVPSWGQQQGGKGSLYNELKNNNAVKKANPDIILLMIGTNDLTANRSMDACASDLRAMLDYMLADMPSDGVIFLCTVPEHTAYGGNTQKIGNYNNTVKSVAEEYASKGKNVKFADVHGCLDGMNDISGDQLHPNGGGYKKIGNFFADTIDSYLKASAPEITTTTTTTTTTTTTTTTAATTTTTAATTTTATTTEPTVTTSIGGGGQDTPALTVTKAGDANCDGLLDMSDIVLVMQALANPNRYGVGGTSENAITRQGEVNADVDKASEGLTPSDALTIQKFLLGLIKSF, from the coding sequence GTGAAAACGTCCAAAATCAAAAAGGTCATCGACTGCGCCGTTTCTGCACTGATGATCGCTTCAAGCATCCCGACAGCCGCAATTGCTGCCGACCAGCAGACAAGAGGCAACATTGGCGGCTACGACTACGAGATGTGGAATCAGAACGGACAGGGTCAGGCTTCGATGAACCCGTCAGCAGGTTCTTTCACCTGCTCATGGAGCAACATTGAGAACTTCCTTGCACGTATGGGCAAAAACTACGACAGTCAGAAGGTCAATTACAAAACGCTGGGAGAAATCACCCTCACATACGATGTTGAATACACACCAAGAGGCAACTCCTATATGTGCGTTTACGGCTGGACAAGAAACCCTCTCATGGAATACTACATCGTTGAAGGCTGGGGCGACTGGCGTCCACCCGGAGACGGTGCTGAAAGAAAGGGCACAGTGACCCTCAACGGAAACACATACGACATCGCAAAGACAATGCGTTACAACCAGCCCTCCCTGGACGGCACAGCTACTTTCCCTCAGTACTGGAGCATTCGTCAGACAAGCGGTTCACGTAACAATACCCAGAACAATATGACGGGCACTATCAGTGTATCCCAACACTTTGACGCATGGTCTAAGGCAGGTCTCGATATGTCAGGTACTCTCTATGAAGTTTCCCTTAACATAGAGGGCTACAGATCAAACGGTTCTGCAAATGTAAAGAAAGTTACCGTTACTACAGGCGGCGATCCCGTACCTGATACAGGTAATACAGGCAATACCAACACTAATGTTGGTGACAACGGCGAACAGCAGGGCGGTTTCGACATGAGCCAGTTCGGCGGTCAGCAGGGCGGCTTCGACTGGAGCCAGTTCGGCGGACAGCAGGGAGGCTTTGATATGAGCCAGTTCGGCGGACAGCAGGGCGGCTTCGACTGGAGCCAGTTCGGCGGACAGCAGGGAGGCTTTGATATGAGCCAGTTCGGCGGACAGCAGGGCGGCTTCGATATGAGCCAGTTTGGCGGACAGCAGGGCGGCTTCGACTGGAGCCAGTTCCAGGGCGGCGGCGATAACGGCAACAATAATAATAACAACAATAATAATACAAATAACAACGAAAATACTCAGCAGCAGACAAACAACGGCGGCGCTGCACAGACAAATAAAGTCATAAAGATAATGCCCGCAGGCGACTCTATCACCAACGGTGACGGCGAGCAGGGCGGCTACAGAAAGTACCTCTACGACGCTCTCACCAAGAAGGGCTACAAGATAGACATGGTCGGTCCTAACGGTAAGGACAATGCTTCTGCCAACGGTATCTCATACGACGATAACCACGCAGGCTTCAGCGGCTACCAGATCAAGGAAGTTCCAAGCTGGGGACAGCAGCAGGGCGGCAAGGGCAGCTTATACAACGAGCTCAAGAACAATAATGCCGTAAAGAAAGCAAATCCCGATATCATACTCCTTATGATCGGTACAAACGATCTTACAGCTAACCGTTCCATGGACGCCTGTGCATCAGATCTCCGCGCTATGCTGGACTATATGCTGGCAGATATGCCCTCTGACGGCGTTATCTTCCTCTGCACAGTTCCAGAGCATACAGCTTACGGCGGAAATACCCAGAAGATAGGCAACTACAACAATACTGTAAAGAGCGTTGCCGAGGAGTACGCAAGCAAGGGCAAGAACGTTAAGTTTGCCGATGTTCACGGCTGTCTCGACGGCATGAACGATATCAGCGGCGACCAGCTCCACCCCAACGGCGGCGGCTACAAGAAGATAGGAAACTTCTTTGCTGATACAATCGACAGCTACCTCAAGGCTTCAGCTCCCGAGATCACAACAACTACTACGACAACAACAACTACTACAACCACTACTACAACTGCTGCAACAACTACTACAACTGCTGCCACCACAACAACTGCAACAACTACCGAGCCCACAGTAACAACATCTATCGGCGGCGGCGGTCAGGATACACCTGCCCTCACAGTAACAAAGGCAGGCGACGCAAACTGCGACGGCTTACTTGATATGTCGGATATAGTTCTTGTAATGCAGGCTCTTGCCAATCCGAACAGATACGGTGTAGGCGGCACAAGCGAAAACGCTATCACAAGACAGGGCGAGGTCAACGCAGACGTTGACAAGGCTTCTGAGGGACTCACACCAAGCGACGCATTAACTATCCAGAAGTTCCTGCTTGGACTTATAAAAAGCTTTTAA
- a CDS encoding HD domain-containing protein yields the protein MNAKDYLDILHVAERLKDTLRHCTTSKRRTESVAEHSWRMALMALLLKEEFPRTDMDRVMEMCVIHDLGECFTGDIPTFDKTDADRSREDELLGEWLSSLPDGISERLTSLFREMNEQKTAEAKLYKALDKLEALIQHNESPIDTWSENERELNKVYAFDTVEFSQWLTSLRKEILSETLEKLGE from the coding sequence ATGAACGCTAAGGATTATCTTGATATACTTCATGTGGCAGAGCGATTAAAGGACACGCTGCGGCACTGCACCACATCAAAGAGAAGAACTGAGAGCGTAGCGGAGCACAGCTGGCGAATGGCGCTTATGGCTTTGCTGCTGAAAGAGGAATTTCCCCGGACGGATATGGACAGGGTCATGGAAATGTGCGTGATACATGACTTGGGGGAGTGCTTCACGGGAGATATCCCCACCTTTGACAAGACAGACGCAGACCGCAGCAGGGAAGATGAGCTCCTCGGTGAGTGGCTGAGCTCTCTCCCTGACGGTATCTCGGAGAGGTTAACGTCCCTGTTCAGAGAGATGAACGAGCAGAAAACAGCGGAAGCAAAGCTGTACAAGGCGCTTGATAAGCTTGAAGCGCTGATACAGCATAACGAATCGCCCATCGATACGTGGTCGGAGAACGAGCGCGAGCTGAATAAGGTCTACGCATTCGATACGGTGGAGTTTTCACAGTGGCTCACGTCGCTGAGAAAAGAGATACTCAGCGAAACGCTGGAAAAGCTTGGCGAATGA
- a CDS encoding glycosyltransferase produces the protein MGTLFSVIIPAHNEEKYIGKCLRSIKRAAEKVPDKVETVVVANRCTDRTAAIARHYGAIVVDNSDRCISSIRNAGVRASGGRMIVTIDADSRMSPCSLAEIKSMLGSGRYIGGGAMPKFDRMSLGIAVSSAYVALNLIPVMIKSGGMLSGTMFWCMRKDFDRIGGFDESLVSLEDMDFARRLKALGDTCGKKYGTLRKSRVITSSRKFDEFGDWYLLKNRKLTKAIFTGKDRKAADRFYYDVR, from the coding sequence ATGGGTACGCTTTTTTCGGTCATAATACCTGCGCATAACGAGGAAAAATACATAGGGAAGTGCCTGCGCTCCATAAAACGTGCGGCGGAAAAAGTCCCCGATAAGGTGGAGACAGTGGTGGTTGCAAACCGCTGTACCGACAGGACTGCCGCCATTGCAAGGCATTACGGAGCAATTGTTGTCGATAACAGCGACAGGTGTATAAGCAGTATCAGAAATGCAGGGGTAAGAGCTTCCGGCGGCAGGATGATCGTCACTATCGATGCGGACAGCCGTATGTCTCCCTGCTCACTTGCAGAGATAAAGTCCATGCTTGGCTCGGGCAGATATATCGGCGGCGGAGCCATGCCCAAGTTTGACCGCATGTCCCTTGGCATTGCGGTCTCATCAGCATATGTGGCGCTGAATCTCATTCCTGTGATGATAAAGAGCGGCGGTATGCTTTCGGGAACAATGTTCTGGTGCATGCGAAAGGATTTCGACAGGATCGGCGGCTTCGACGAGAGCCTTGTGAGCCTTGAGGATATGGACTTTGCAAGGCGCCTGAAAGCCCTGGGAGATACCTGCGGAAAGAAATACGGCACCCTGAGAAAGTCCCGCGTCATAACCTCAAGCCGTAAATTTGACGAGTTCGGGGACTGGTATCTGCTGAAGAACAGAAAGCTGACAAAGGCTATCTTCACAGGCAAAGACAGAAAGGCTGCGGACAGGTTTTACTATGATGTCAGATAA
- a CDS encoding glycoside hydrolase family 11 protein — protein sequence MPKLFARAASALTAGLCLLGAVNLPSVISASTVYAADFQEKGNVDGYYYEVWQQNCVGEINYENTENNGFSASWKNIENTLAMKGESFERNKTFASQLKEYNVTYDADIDYMGQNNFCSVYGWMEKPDFMAEFYIVDSWGSWRPQGNGYDGKDYGSFESNGVTYDIYRSIISQMSCFGDGTPIRYIYYSVARDNQAEKIDGTCNIKNTVNVADHFKA from the coding sequence ATGCCAAAATTGTTTGCAAGAGCAGCATCGGCTCTGACAGCGGGACTCTGCCTGCTGGGAGCAGTGAACCTGCCGTCGGTCATTTCCGCATCAACGGTATATGCTGCTGATTTTCAGGAAAAAGGAAATGTAGACGGTTACTATTACGAGGTATGGCAGCAGAATTGCGTCGGAGAGATCAATTACGAAAATACCGAGAACAACGGCTTTTCCGCCAGCTGGAAAAATATTGAGAACACCTTAGCTATGAAGGGTGAGTCCTTTGAAAGAAATAAGACATTTGCGTCACAGCTTAAAGAGTACAATGTGACATATGATGCGGATATCGACTATATGGGTCAGAACAATTTCTGCAGTGTTTACGGCTGGATGGAAAAACCTGACTTCATGGCGGAGTTTTATATAGTAGACAGCTGGGGAAGCTGGCGCCCTCAGGGGAACGGATATGATGGTAAGGATTACGGCTCATTTGAATCAAACGGCGTTACGTATGACATTTACAGGAGCATCATATCTCAGATGAGCTGTTTTGGTGACGGCACCCCGATCAGGTATATTTATTACAGTGTTGCAAGAGATAATCAAGCCGAAAAGATTGACGGCACCTGCAATATCAAAAATACTGTCAATGTTGCCGATCATTTTAAGGCATGA
- a CDS encoding alpha/beta hydrolase-fold protein gives MDIFKKTAAAFTAAAVLAVGSAMPAAAATTGDLNSDGVIDSFDLVLCRKNLITMFSGGQADMLGDIDGNGSIQINDLVLLQRYVLGSVKELPQTTATTVTTTTATTTTSAPIVTTTTVSQNGDSYIKKMAADIHTHEEPSVTEKKGGVNYGTIEKKTYFSKDAQREKNLNILLPPGYDTGQKYPVMYVFHGIFGSEDSMTDDSMKIQTMLGNLIASGEAEKMIIVFPQMFTTKEDIFPAFTNESSRAYDAIREDLENSIMPFMEENYSIKTGRENTAVTGFSMGGREALYVGVTRPQLYGYVGGVCPAPGIFPTVDGNMTHEGCMSPDEFCFGSAPSPYVLMITCTRFDGTVGDAPESYHNALTQNGVGHIWHELTDGDHGAISVRAHMYNFLRYAFKA, from the coding sequence ATGGATATTTTCAAAAAGACCGCAGCTGCTTTTACAGCTGCCGCAGTTTTAGCGGTTGGCTCTGCCATGCCTGCTGCAGCTGCAACTACAGGCGACCTTAACAGCGACGGCGTTATCGACTCATTCGACCTTGTACTGTGCCGAAAGAACCTGATAACCATGTTTTCGGGCGGACAGGCTGATATGCTGGGCGATATCGACGGAAACGGCTCCATACAGATAAATGACCTTGTGCTCCTGCAAAGGTATGTGCTGGGCTCAGTAAAGGAGCTGCCGCAGACTACTGCAACAACGGTCACAACTACGACAGCTACCACAACTACTTCCGCACCCATAGTCACCACAACAACTGTTTCCCAGAACGGTGACAGCTACATAAAAAAAATGGCAGCGGATATACATACTCATGAGGAGCCCTCTGTCACTGAGAAAAAGGGCGGCGTGAACTACGGAACCATTGAGAAAAAGACCTACTTCTCCAAGGACGCTCAGCGCGAGAAGAACCTCAATATCCTGCTGCCGCCCGGGTACGACACCGGTCAGAAATATCCTGTGATGTATGTTTTCCACGGCATTTTCGGCTCTGAGGACTCCATGACAGACGACAGCATGAAGATACAGACCATGCTGGGCAATCTTATCGCTTCGGGAGAGGCTGAGAAAATGATAATCGTGTTCCCGCAGATGTTCACCACAAAGGAGGATATCTTCCCCGCATTCACAAACGAGTCCTCACGGGCTTACGACGCTATTCGTGAGGACCTTGAAAACAGCATAATGCCTTTCATGGAGGAGAACTACTCCATCAAGACAGGCAGGGAGAATACCGCTGTAACAGGCTTCTCAATGGGTGGCAGAGAGGCTCTCTATGTGGGAGTCACAAGACCTCAGCTCTACGGGTATGTTGGCGGAGTATGCCCTGCTCCGGGAATATTCCCCACTGTTGACGGCAATATGACCCATGAGGGCTGTATGTCGCCCGACGAGTTCTGCTTCGGTTCAGCTCCAAGCCCTTATGTTCTGATGATAACCTGCACCAGATTTGACGGAACAGTGGGTGACGCTCCCGAAAGCTACCATAACGCACTCACTCAGAACGGTGTGGGGCACATCTGGCATGAGCTCACCGACGGCGACCACGGAGCTATTTCAGTAAGAGCTCATATGTACAATTTCCTCAGATACGCATTCAAGGCATAA
- a CDS encoding ABC-F family ATP-binding cassette domain-containing protein codes for MILLTAQNISKTYMERKVLDDVSFFLNEGDKVGIIGINGTGKSTLLKILAGAEEADGGDIIRTNGIRISYLPQIPEFGDSGSVLEQVLLHLPKDLRQAKEYEAKSILEKLGISDQQRDISTLSGGEKRRAGIAAALIQPSDVLLLDEPTNHIDNETAQLLEDLLMKYRGAIVMVTHDRYFLNKICSKIVEIDRGKLYTCEGSYSDYLMQKAQREADEAAAERKNRSLYRRELEWISRGARARGTKSKDRIERFEALKNREVPVAAEKVQLQSVSTRLGRKTIEIENISKSIDGKPLITDFSYIISRDARIGIVGRNGEGKSTFLKMLHGDIAPDSGNIIIGDTVNIGYFSQKCESMDPSVRVIEYIRETADIVRTPDGTVTASQMLERFLFNSELQWNRIEKLSGGERKRLYLLKILMTAPNILLLDEPTNDLDITTLTILEDYLESFSGAVIAVSHDRYFLDKTANEIFEFRNGVCTRFNGNYSDYAEKAKEMYADDAPKPKKENAKKERVFTGKKKLRFSFKEQREFDTIDDDIASLEEQIAAAEKDIAANSSDYVKLQELSDKKEALENELAEKMDRWVYLNDLAERIERGETE; via the coding sequence GTGATACTATTAACTGCTCAGAATATTTCTAAAACCTATATGGAACGCAAGGTGCTGGACGACGTTTCGTTCTTTCTCAACGAGGGCGATAAAGTCGGCATTATCGGCATAAACGGCACGGGTAAGTCCACACTGCTGAAAATACTTGCAGGAGCTGAGGAAGCCGACGGCGGCGACATAATCAGGACTAACGGCATAAGGATATCCTACCTTCCACAGATACCGGAATTCGGCGACAGCGGCAGCGTTCTTGAACAGGTGCTGCTGCATCTGCCTAAGGACCTGCGTCAGGCTAAGGAGTACGAAGCAAAGTCCATACTTGAAAAGCTTGGCATCTCCGACCAGCAGCGTGATATAAGCACTCTTTCGGGCGGCGAGAAGCGCCGTGCAGGCATAGCTGCCGCACTGATACAGCCCAGTGATGTTCTCCTGCTGGACGAGCCCACCAACCATATCGACAACGAGACCGCACAGCTCCTTGAAGACCTGCTCATGAAATACCGCGGAGCTATCGTCATGGTGACTCACGACCGATACTTCCTCAACAAGATATGCAGCAAGATAGTTGAGATAGACCGCGGCAAGCTCTACACCTGTGAGGGCAGCTACAGCGACTACCTCATGCAGAAAGCACAGCGCGAAGCCGACGAGGCTGCTGCCGAGCGAAAGAACCGCAGCCTTTACCGCCGTGAGCTTGAATGGATAAGCCGCGGTGCAAGAGCAAGAGGCACAAAGTCCAAGGACAGGATAGAGCGCTTTGAGGCGCTGAAAAACCGAGAGGTACCTGTGGCAGCGGAAAAGGTGCAGCTTCAGTCCGTGTCCACAAGACTTGGCAGGAAGACCATAGAGATAGAGAATATCAGCAAGTCCATTGACGGAAAGCCACTTATTACGGATTTCTCATACATAATCTCCCGAGACGCAAGGATAGGCATCGTGGGACGAAACGGCGAGGGCAAGAGCACATTCCTGAAAATGCTCCACGGCGATATTGCTCCCGATTCGGGAAACATCATCATCGGCGACACAGTCAATATCGGCTATTTTTCTCAGAAATGTGAGTCCATGGACCCGTCAGTCCGCGTCATCGAATACATCAGAGAGACCGCTGACATCGTCCGTACTCCCGACGGAACAGTTACCGCCTCACAGATGCTGGAACGCTTCCTGTTCAACTCAGAGCTCCAGTGGAACCGCATTGAAAAGCTGTCGGGCGGCGAGCGCAAAAGGCTGTACCTGCTGAAAATACTTATGACTGCGCCAAACATTCTCCTGCTGGACGAGCCTACCAATGACCTTGATATAACCACCCTGACTATACTTGAGGACTATCTTGAAAGCTTCAGCGGAGCTGTGATAGCAGTCTCCCACGACAGATACTTCCTTGACAAGACCGCGAACGAGATATTCGAGTTCAGAAACGGAGTCTGCACAAGATTCAACGGCAATTACTCCGACTATGCGGAGAAAGCAAAGGAAATGTACGCAGACGATGCTCCCAAGCCCAAAAAGGAAAACGCCAAAAAGGAGCGAGTTTTCACAGGCAAGAAGAAGCTGCGGTTCTCATTCAAGGAGCAGCGTGAGTTCGACACTATCGACGACGATATCGCATCCCTTGAAGAGCAGATAGCCGCTGCCGAAAAGGACATCGCAGCCAACTCCTCTGACTACGTAAAGCTGCAGGAGCTTTCAGACAAAAAAGAAGCGCTTGAAAATGAGCTGGCTGAAAAAATGGATCGCTGGGTGTACCTCAACGACTTAGCCGAGCGCATAGAGCGCGGAGAAACAGAATGA
- a CDS encoding pseudouridine synthase: MLYYMFNKPQGCVTARTDAVHRTVMDFFPPELAAKLHPVGRLDKDTCGLLILTDDGDLDFKIMQPDRHISKTYFFYAIGTMTEEKKQLLEKGIPMAGFTTKDAVFRFGREYRIGELEDFMPQERRERYMKNPRGAAFSASITICEGKKHQVKRMLEAAGCRIFYLRRDRIGALSLDSSLPQGEYRPLTAEELLLLQVDTSDRI; this comes from the coding sequence ATGCTATACTATATGTTCAATAAACCACAGGGCTGCGTGACCGCACGCACAGATGCTGTGCACAGAACGGTCATGGACTTCTTTCCGCCTGAGCTTGCAGCAAAGCTCCACCCTGTCGGCAGACTGGACAAGGACACCTGCGGACTGCTGATACTCACCGACGACGGCGACCTCGATTTCAAAATAATGCAGCCCGACAGGCATATCAGCAAGACCTACTTTTTCTATGCTATCGGCACTATGACCGAGGAGAAGAAGCAGCTCCTTGAAAAAGGTATACCTATGGCAGGCTTCACCACAAAGGACGCTGTATTCCGTTTCGGCAGGGAGTACCGTATCGGTGAGCTTGAAGACTTCATGCCCCAAGAGCGCCGTGAGCGCTATATGAAAAATCCCCGCGGAGCTGCGTTTTCCGCTTCTATCACAATATGCGAGGGCAAGAAGCATCAGGTCAAGCGCATGCTTGAAGCCGCAGGCTGCCGAATATTCTACCTGCGCCGCGACAGGATAGGAGCGCTGTCCCTCGACAGCAGTCTCCCTCAGGGAGAATACCGTCCCCTGACCGCCGAGGAGCTGCTCCTGCTTCAAGTTGACACGTCAGACAGAATATGA
- a CDS encoding SGNH/GDSL hydrolase family protein has product MFRRIAAAVSAAILSVSLVSCSMTEKTAKEVVYSTEVPPKMLFLGDSIAAGYGLEGYTDTDNYHCRSYSNILKDEYAEELRGKCGHTMVNKAVSGATSNDLIEQLRSGELDGDLADCDAIVVSIGGNDLLGIMLDLLGSMGISESGSFDSGNIDFFSAAALLLSIDGDANKALEQFELNIKTIVAELSGRTEGTIYIQTLYDPLEYYTKFKRVTEFSSEKIGRLNEMITENSSCGYKVIDVAADFKGRAGSLTNIAAFDIHPNAQGHELIAKDVDAAFRSTGFTYTTTEYGDRKLSSEGRIAIAGIIAGIALLAVVGLALLIRKKKEK; this is encoded by the coding sequence ATGTTCAGAAGAATCGCTGCGGCAGTATCTGCTGCTATATTATCGGTGAGCCTTGTTTCATGTTCAATGACGGAAAAGACCGCTAAAGAAGTCGTATACAGTACAGAAGTACCGCCGAAAATGCTGTTTCTCGGCGACTCCATTGCGGCAGGCTACGGACTTGAGGGCTACACCGATACGGATAATTATCACTGCCGTTCCTACTCCAATATACTGAAAGATGAATACGCGGAGGAGCTCCGCGGCAAATGCGGTCATACCATGGTGAACAAGGCGGTCTCGGGAGCTACCTCAAACGACCTGATAGAGCAGCTCCGCAGCGGCGAGCTGGACGGCGACCTTGCGGACTGCGACGCAATAGTGGTGTCTATCGGCGGAAACGACCTGCTCGGCATAATGCTTGACCTGTTGGGCAGCATGGGCATAAGCGAAAGCGGCTCGTTTGATTCGGGGAATATAGACTTTTTCAGTGCGGCAGCTCTTTTGCTAAGCATAGACGGGGACGCAAACAAGGCTCTCGAACAGTTTGAGTTGAATATAAAGACCATAGTTGCGGAGCTGTCTGGAAGAACCGAGGGCACTATATACATACAGACCCTTTACGACCCGCTGGAGTACTACACAAAATTCAAGCGCGTCACGGAGTTTTCAAGTGAAAAGATAGGCAGGCTAAACGAGATGATCACGGAGAATTCCTCCTGCGGCTACAAGGTCATAGACGTTGCGGCTGATTTCAAGGGCAGGGCGGGCAGCCTCACCAATATTGCCGCTTTTGACATTCACCCCAATGCGCAGGGACATGAGCTCATAGCCAAGGACGTGGACGCGGCGTTCCGCAGTACGGGCTTCACCTATACCACAACGGAGTACGGGGACAGAAAGCTCTCATCTGAGGGCAGGATAGCTATAGCCGGCATCATAGCAGGTATCGCCCTCCTTGCAGTTGTGGGACTGGCGCTGTTGATCAGAAAGAAAAAGGAGAAATAG
- a CDS encoding acylphosphatase: protein MDRVRRHIVFYGYVQGVGFRWKAKNTARRLGLSGWVRNLDDGSVEMEAEGTERDISDLVEALENHSWGSVERIESERVPVHGDYSFEVR, encoded by the coding sequence ATGGACAGGGTACGCAGACATATTGTATTTTACGGCTATGTGCAGGGCGTAGGCTTCCGCTGGAAGGCAAAGAATACCGCAAGGCGGCTGGGACTCAGCGGCTGGGTGCGCAATCTGGACGACGGCTCCGTGGAAATGGAAGCCGAGGGAACAGAGCGTGATATCTCCGACCTTGTGGAAGCCCTTGAAAACCACTCGTGGGGCAGCGTTGAGCGCATTGAATCGGAAAGAGTTCCCGTTCACGGAGACTACAGCTTTGAGGTAAGATGA